The following proteins are co-located in the Acinetobacter sp. NCu2D-2 genome:
- a CDS encoding insulinase family protein: protein MTVDVTETISNTVHPAFQLVRQHHVEALDIAVSEYKHKVTGAIHYHLATNHDENVFLVAFRTQPMDSKGEAHILEHTALCGSEKFPVRDPFFLMIRRSLNTFMNAFTAADWTAYPFATQNKKDFQNLLEVYMDAAFAANLNPLDFAQEGIRIELENGEPVYKGVVFNEMKGAMSSPSDQLYHAVAHHLFPNTTYHYNSGGDPKDIPDLTYEELVQFYKTHYHPSNAVFMTFGNTPAYDLQEQFETLALSKFDQGETLYSTPETRLAAPITVTDTYAVDGEDLKDKTYHVLSWLLPEASDIKLRLGMRLVEGILLEDSASPLRHYLETCGYAEATGPFMGVDDSNFEMTFYCAVQGSNPEHTEEFKNGVFKVLEEVASKPVDQNMVDAILHQIELHQREINGDGTPYGLSLILSGLSSAIHHRDPVEVWDVDSAIAAVKEELKDPMWLSNLIKTHLIDNPHRVQLTLVPDAEKSAKEIADEKARLAEIGKNLTEEQKAEIVKQTEALNLRQDTPDDLNLLPKVGLEDVPAELQIVRGQLREIICNGIDTPLNLYHAGTNGIYYQQVLVQIPDEVVQSPYFNLLSILVGEVGAGEYDYLSFQQLQTAVSGGLGMGASLRSKVDDKNKISAWLTLTTKSLVNNLQAIQLLKTGFEQLRFDEKDRIIELLQQRKTRWQARVSGSGHSYAMQAASRHHSALALRDYKNTGLGALNWLVELLASIENDAAAYDALIAELQAIHRVLLQAPKQFLLVCEEHQSEHLVEEVQTVWDKLAVDRASVELKKVDTQVNEKDEAWLVQANVQFCAAAYPTVEVSHPDAAPLMVLAGYLRNGFLHSAIREKGGAYGGGASYDGNACSFRFYSYRDPRLAETFQDFEASIDWLLNAPQQPHQLEEAILGLIASMDKPGSPAGEAITACYAYLHKRTPAFRKQMRERLLSVTLDDLKRVAQQYLLNQTASKAVVAPMAKRETLEQLGFVIKQVQ from the coding sequence ATGACTGTAGATGTCACTGAAACCATTTCAAATACTGTACATCCCGCGTTTCAGTTGGTACGTCAACACCATGTTGAAGCTTTAGACATTGCGGTGTCTGAATATAAACATAAAGTGACTGGCGCCATTCATTATCACTTGGCGACAAATCACGACGAAAATGTATTTCTAGTAGCATTTCGTACCCAGCCAATGGATTCGAAAGGTGAAGCTCACATTCTAGAACATACAGCATTATGCGGTTCTGAAAAATTCCCTGTGCGTGATCCATTCTTCCTGATGATTCGCCGTTCTTTAAATACCTTTATGAACGCATTCACCGCAGCAGATTGGACCGCTTACCCATTTGCGACACAAAATAAGAAAGACTTCCAAAACTTACTTGAAGTTTATATGGATGCTGCATTTGCTGCGAATTTGAATCCACTCGATTTTGCTCAGGAAGGCATTCGTATTGAGCTTGAAAATGGTGAGCCTGTTTATAAAGGCGTGGTCTTTAATGAAATGAAAGGGGCTATGAGTTCACCTTCAGATCAGTTGTATCATGCAGTTGCGCATCATTTATTCCCAAATACAACGTATCACTACAATTCAGGTGGTGATCCTAAAGATATTCCTGATCTGACATACGAAGAATTGGTTCAGTTCTATAAAACGCATTATCATCCAAGTAATGCGGTGTTTATGACCTTTGGTAATACGCCTGCGTATGACTTACAAGAACAGTTTGAAACACTCGCATTATCTAAATTTGATCAAGGCGAAACTTTATATTCAACACCTGAAACACGTTTAGCAGCGCCAATTACTGTCACAGATACCTACGCGGTTGATGGTGAAGATCTTAAAGATAAGACTTATCACGTATTGTCATGGTTATTGCCTGAAGCGAGTGATATTAAACTTCGTCTAGGTATGCGTCTCGTTGAAGGTATTTTACTTGAGGACTCAGCTTCACCACTGCGTCATTATTTAGAAACCTGTGGTTATGCTGAAGCAACCGGTCCATTCATGGGTGTGGATGACTCTAACTTTGAAATGACCTTCTACTGCGCAGTTCAAGGTTCTAACCCTGAACACACTGAAGAATTTAAAAATGGCGTTTTCAAAGTCTTAGAAGAAGTCGCTTCAAAACCTGTTGATCAAAACATGGTGGATGCGATTTTACATCAAATTGAATTGCATCAACGCGAGATCAACGGCGATGGTACACCGTATGGTCTAAGCTTAATTTTAAGTGGTTTAAGTAGTGCAATTCATCATCGTGATCCAGTTGAAGTCTGGGACGTAGATTCTGCAATTGCAGCGGTGAAAGAAGAATTGAAAGATCCAATGTGGCTTTCAAACTTAATTAAAACCCATTTAATAGATAATCCACATCGTGTGCAGTTGACACTTGTGCCTGATGCAGAAAAATCTGCGAAAGAAATTGCAGATGAAAAAGCACGTTTGGCTGAAATTGGTAAAAATCTGACTGAAGAGCAAAAAGCTGAAATTGTGAAACAAACCGAAGCTTTGAATCTTCGTCAAGATACACCTGATGATCTTAACCTATTGCCAAAAGTAGGTTTGGAAGATGTACCTGCTGAGCTGCAAATTGTGCGTGGTCAATTGCGTGAAATTATCTGTAATGGTATTGATACACCATTAAACCTGTATCATGCGGGAACCAATGGTATTTACTATCAACAGGTATTGGTGCAAATTCCTGATGAAGTTGTACAGTCGCCGTATTTTAACTTGCTTTCGATTTTAGTCGGTGAAGTAGGTGCGGGTGAATACGATTACTTGAGCTTCCAGCAGTTACAAACGGCTGTTAGTGGTGGCTTAGGTATGGGCGCATCGCTACGCTCAAAAGTTGATGATAAAAACAAAATCTCTGCGTGGTTGACCTTAACGACTAAATCTCTTGTTAATAACTTACAAGCCATTCAATTGTTAAAAACGGGTTTTGAACAACTTCGTTTTGATGAAAAAGATCGCATTATTGAGTTACTGCAACAACGTAAGACACGTTGGCAAGCACGCGTTTCAGGTTCAGGTCATAGTTATGCGATGCAAGCGGCTTCTCGCCATCATAGCGCACTCGCATTACGTGACTATAAAAACACAGGACTTGGCGCGCTCAATTGGCTGGTTGAATTGTTAGCAAGCATTGAGAATGACGCAGCTGCTTACGATGCACTAATTGCAGAGCTTCAAGCGATTCACCGTGTTTTACTACAAGCGCCAAAACAGTTCTTATTGGTTTGTGAAGAACATCAATCTGAACATTTAGTTGAAGAAGTTCAAACTGTTTGGGACAAACTTGCAGTTGATCGTGCATCTGTTGAATTAAAAAAAGTCGATACTCAAGTTAATGAAAAAGATGAAGCATGGTTAGTTCAAGCCAATGTACAGTTCTGTGCAGCTGCTTATCCAACAGTTGAAGTGTCACATCCTGATGCTGCGCCTTTGATGGTGCTTGCAGGATATTTACGTAATGGTTTCTTGCATAGTGCTATTCGTGAGAAAGGTGGAGCTTATGGTGGCGGTGCAAGCTACGATGGAAATGCATGTTCATTCCGCTTCTATAGCTATCGTGATCCACGTCTAGCAGAAACTTTCCAAGACTTTGAAGCGAGTATTGATTGGTTGCTCAATGCACCACAGCAACCACATCAGCTTGAGGAAGCGATTTTAGGTCTGATTGCAAGCATGGATAAACCAGGTTCGCCAGCAGGTGAGGCAATTACGGCATGTTATGCATATTTACATAAACGTACGCCTGCATTCCGTAAGCAAATGCGTGAGCGTTTACTCTCTGTAACCTTGGATGACTTGAAAAGAGTTGCACAACAGTATTTATTGAATCAAACAGCATCAAAAGCTGTTGTGGCTCCAATGGCAAAACGTGAAACTTTAGAACAACTCGGATTTGTGATTAAACAAGTTCAATAA
- a CDS encoding TrkH family potassium uptake protein, whose product MKKLVEKNRTINLSPPSLLALGFLVLIIIGSILLMLPVAHHQDVTWMQAIFTATSAVTITGLSVVNVGEAYTVFGKVVIMLLLQCGGLGFMTFAILAVVSLAPKLGLKQQVMAQESIGQTSLKKVTHTIKAVFIYSLFFEAIGTIILTIAWMQDYNFNQAFFYAAFYSVSAFNNGGFSLFPNSLMSFSGQYFVTFTISMLYILGGIGFLVLMDIKRHKRWKKLTPNSKLIITTICGLNLTAFIVIWLLEASNPQTLGLMSLGDQALNAWFHATVPRSSGFYSLPMDQLTDASTLVTMMLMFIGGGSLSTAGGIKVGTFIVVILSVISFLRREEETRLFKHSISKQAAFKALSVVCITAGLIMMGFFTLLILEPDLDFLDILFEAVSAACTVGLSRGITEELQPASLFIIMLLMFAGRLGPLTLAYFIATPKRSRIKHPSAEIQVG is encoded by the coding sequence ATGAAAAAACTAGTAGAGAAAAATCGAACCATCAATTTAAGCCCACCCAGTTTATTGGCCTTGGGCTTTTTGGTGCTGATTATTATCGGATCTATTCTTCTCATGCTGCCCGTTGCGCATCATCAAGATGTCACATGGATGCAGGCAATTTTTACTGCAACATCCGCCGTAACGATTACAGGACTATCTGTTGTTAATGTCGGTGAAGCGTATACCGTGTTTGGGAAAGTCGTGATTATGCTGTTACTACAGTGCGGTGGCTTAGGTTTTATGACCTTTGCAATCTTAGCAGTGGTCAGCCTTGCGCCCAAATTAGGCTTAAAACAGCAAGTGATGGCACAAGAGTCTATTGGTCAAACCAGTTTAAAGAAAGTTACCCACACGATTAAAGCGGTCTTTATTTACTCACTATTTTTTGAAGCAATTGGCACCATTATTCTCACAATTGCTTGGATGCAAGACTACAATTTCAATCAAGCCTTTTTCTATGCAGCTTTCTATAGTGTTTCAGCCTTTAACAATGGAGGGTTTTCGCTGTTCCCCAACAGTTTAATGAGCTTTTCAGGACAGTACTTTGTTACCTTTACCATTAGTATGCTGTATATCCTCGGTGGTATCGGCTTTTTAGTGCTAATGGATATTAAACGCCATAAACGCTGGAAAAAACTGACACCCAATAGCAAGTTAATCATTACCACCATCTGTGGTTTGAACTTAACTGCCTTTATCGTGATTTGGCTATTAGAAGCATCTAACCCACAAACATTAGGTTTAATGAGTTTAGGTGATCAAGCCTTAAATGCATGGTTCCATGCCACTGTACCCCGCTCTTCAGGGTTTTATAGCTTACCGATGGATCAATTGACCGATGCTTCAACTTTAGTCACCATGATGTTGATGTTTATTGGTGGTGGCTCACTAAGTACTGCAGGCGGTATTAAAGTTGGAACGTTTATTGTGGTGATTTTAAGTGTCATTAGCTTCTTACGCCGTGAAGAAGAAACGCGACTATTTAAACACTCGATTTCTAAACAAGCAGCTTTTAAAGCCTTATCTGTCGTGTGTATCACCGCCGGTCTGATCATGATGGGCTTCTTTACCTTATTGATTTTAGAACCTGATTTAGACTTTTTAGACATTCTGTTTGAAGCAGTTTCTGCAGCCTGCACCGTGGGTTTATCTCGCGGTATTACCGAAGAACTGCAACCTGCCAGTTTATTCATTATTATGCTTTTAATGTTTGCAGGTCGTTTAGGTCCTCTAACCTTGGCATATTTTATTGCAACACCGAAAAGAAGCCGAATTAAACATCCATCGGCAGAAATTCAAGTCGGTTAA
- a CDS encoding OB-fold-containig protein, with amino-acid sequence MPAFLLDYNLMPFHLSLFAVLLLGLLETLGFYFNLRPSRIIQKVSPYRFDHVALFNVKFSKTLIVFFLLMNFSFAGYVLQLMVYAQDREFLPAYYLIVPALIIALFFTVFMIHCLDQVIPPKFKKKHSHLLGRLATISSGNARPGFSAQARVRDEFGQLHYVQVEPEFGELEFQSQIILVRLRKSHYVAKKISKSNRLFGLDK; translated from the coding sequence ATGCCAGCATTTTTACTTGACTATAACTTGATGCCATTTCATTTAAGTTTATTCGCCGTATTGTTGCTTGGCTTACTCGAAACATTAGGTTTTTATTTTAATCTACGTCCGAGTCGTATTATTCAAAAAGTTTCACCTTATCGTTTTGATCATGTTGCATTATTTAATGTGAAATTTTCAAAAACCTTAATTGTGTTTTTTTTATTAATGAACTTCAGTTTTGCAGGCTATGTTTTACAACTCATGGTTTACGCGCAAGACCGAGAATTTTTGCCCGCATATTACCTGATTGTTCCTGCACTCATCATCGCGCTATTCTTTACCGTATTTATGATCCATTGTCTGGATCAAGTTATTCCACCTAAATTTAAAAAGAAACATTCACATCTTTTAGGTCGTCTAGCGACCATCTCGAGTGGTAATGCACGTCCAGGATTTTCTGCCCAGGCACGGGTTCGTGATGAATTTGGACAATTGCATTATGTTCAAGTCGAACCTGAATTTGGTGAACTTGAATTTCAATCGCAGATTATTCTGGTGCGTTTACGTAAGTCTCATTATGTCGCCAAGAAAATCAGCAAATCGAATCGACTTTTCGGCTTAGACAAATAA
- a CDS encoding potassium channel family protein, producing the protein MALFAVIGLGSFGATIATQLMSLNHDVIGIDSNKKFVENISDQLSHAVIADATDEHVLDELNVQKCEAVVVAIGEDIEASILCVLHLKNMGVKKIWAKAKSKAHHMILTHLGVDKIIHPEEDMGVRVAQSLSYPMVSRYMALEDDHFIVKIKIDAEQNGMRLHQLMDHVPEVKTLMHKRGEELQYSLDPNLILQTDDFLVVEGLLEPLRRLSKYFKHA; encoded by the coding sequence ATGGCACTATTTGCTGTGATTGGCCTAGGAAGCTTCGGTGCCACGATTGCCACGCAACTCATGAGCTTAAATCATGATGTCATTGGCATAGATTCAAATAAAAAATTCGTTGAAAATATTTCAGATCAACTAAGTCATGCCGTGATTGCTGATGCGACAGATGAACACGTTTTAGATGAACTTAATGTTCAAAAATGTGAAGCCGTTGTGGTCGCGATTGGTGAAGACATCGAAGCCAGTATTTTATGCGTACTCCATCTTAAAAATATGGGCGTTAAAAAAATTTGGGCTAAAGCCAAATCGAAAGCGCATCATATGATTTTAACCCATTTAGGCGTGGATAAAATTATTCATCCTGAAGAAGACATGGGCGTCCGTGTGGCACAGTCATTAAGCTACCCAATGGTCAGCCGTTATATGGCATTAGAAGATGATCATTTTATTGTAAAAATCAAAATTGATGCTGAACAAAACGGTATGCGTCTACATCAATTAATGGATCATGTGCCTGAAGTTAAAACATTAATGCATAAGCGTGGTGAAGAATTACAATATTCTTTAGACCCAAATCTAATTTTACAGACCGATGATTTCCTTGTCGTTGAAGGTCTATTAGAACCTTTGCGCCGTCTTTCTAAGTATTTTAAACACGCATGA
- a CDS encoding Rieske (2Fe-2S) protein: MTEDIPEREARSFETPEGEIIFITQRDGSFYAYQNICPHLQVELEFLENQFLDRDQEYIECSTHGALFMVESGECISGPCQGQALEKVNIEVHSDGGIYLSE, translated from the coding sequence ATGACGGAAGATATTCCTGAGCGCGAAGCACGATCATTCGAAACACCTGAGGGTGAGATCATTTTTATCACTCAGCGTGATGGCAGCTTCTATGCGTATCAGAATATTTGCCCACACTTACAAGTTGAACTCGAGTTTCTTGAGAATCAATTTTTAGACCGCGATCAAGAATACATTGAGTGTTCAACCCATGGTGCATTGTTCATGGTAGAAAGTGGTGAATGTATTTCTGGTCCTTGCCAAGGACAAGCGCTTGAAAAAGTGAATATTGAAGTGCATTCCGATGGTGGAATTTACCTGTCAGAATAA
- a CDS encoding phospholipase A, whose product MALNAFKRSTMALSISLGAFVVVHAENGTIHAVPDSPMPATAEACSAVETNSERLACYDAVFKAKPDTQPIISERRAAAELAPEPDNLKAKISSAVSNIYATEATKLTPELSLMDSRWELSPESKLGTWNIRAYQPVYLMPVFWTSNKNERPRSENPENTVSAEDERPLTSNEAKFQLSLKTKAVENIFGDNGDLWLGYTQSSRWQVYNGDESRPFRETNYEPEATLMFRTNYELLGLNWRLLGLTLNHQSNGRSDPWSRSWNRVMLNLGFERDNFALMIRPWYRIKEDFKDDNNPDITDYIGRGDINMFYRWNEHDFSVLLRHSFKDGEDNRGAVRFDWSFPISGRLRGNFQLFDGYGESMIDYNHRATYLGLGVSLMNWF is encoded by the coding sequence ATGGCGCTTAATGCTTTTAAGCGCTCAACAATGGCACTGAGCATTTCGCTCGGTGCTTTTGTTGTAGTGCATGCTGAAAATGGAACAATTCATGCTGTACCTGACAGTCCGATGCCAGCGACTGCAGAAGCGTGTTCAGCTGTTGAAACCAATTCAGAACGTTTGGCTTGTTACGATGCTGTATTTAAAGCAAAACCAGATACTCAGCCGATTATCTCTGAACGTCGTGCTGCAGCAGAATTGGCCCCTGAACCGGATAATCTAAAAGCGAAAATTAGTAGTGCAGTGTCAAATATCTACGCGACTGAAGCCACGAAACTGACGCCTGAACTTTCTTTAATGGATAGCCGTTGGGAACTATCTCCTGAAAGTAAGTTGGGGACATGGAATATTCGAGCTTACCAGCCTGTCTATTTGATGCCAGTGTTCTGGACCAGTAATAAAAACGAACGTCCACGTAGTGAAAATCCTGAAAATACGGTTTCTGCTGAAGATGAACGTCCCTTAACTTCTAATGAAGCAAAATTCCAGCTGTCGCTCAAAACCAAAGCAGTTGAAAATATCTTTGGTGATAACGGTGATTTGTGGCTGGGCTATACGCAAAGTTCACGTTGGCAAGTCTATAACGGGGATGAGTCACGACCGTTCCGCGAAACCAATTATGAACCTGAAGCAACCTTGATGTTTAGAACTAATTACGAGTTATTAGGTCTGAACTGGCGCTTATTGGGTTTAACTTTAAATCACCAGTCGAATGGTCGTTCAGATCCTTGGTCACGAAGTTGGAATCGCGTGATGCTGAACTTAGGTTTTGAGCGTGATAACTTCGCCCTGATGATTCGCCCTTGGTATCGCATTAAAGAAGATTTTAAAGACGACAATAACCCGGATATTACCGACTATATTGGACGTGGTGATATCAACATGTTCTACCGCTGGAATGAACATGATTTTTCTGTGCTACTACGCCATAGTTTTAAAGATGGTGAAGATAACCGCGGTGCAGTACGCTTTGATTGGTCATTCCCAATCAGTGGACGCTTACGCGGTAATTTCCAACTCTTTGATGGCTATGGTGAAAGTATGATTGATTATAATCACCGTGCGACCTACTTGGGATTGGGTGTTTCACTGATGAATTGGTTCTAA
- a CDS encoding adenosine kinase, protein MANVDLFAIGNALIDQEFKVTDDFLTAQKLQKGTMQLCDGETQAALFNALQESQIYKGQASGGSAANTTVAFAALGGSAFYACRVGNDDLGQVYLDGLNEAHIQTTKKSISEGTTGTCMVLVSDDSERTMHTYLGITAELTEQQIDFEPLKTAQWLYIEGYLSTSDSARLAVKQAREIAKSNHVKIALTLSDPAMVQYARTGLDEMIADGVDLLFCNEQEALMYTQTQDIDSALAKLKTLSQHVVITLSSSGALISTPSETFKVPGRAVIAVDTNGAGDAFAGAFLYALNANLGFTTAAELAILISSQVVSQYGPRLAIRDYAALLEDFQKECA, encoded by the coding sequence ATGGCAAATGTTGATCTTTTTGCAATTGGTAATGCACTAATTGACCAAGAATTTAAAGTGACTGACGACTTTTTAACTGCACAAAAACTGCAAAAAGGTACGATGCAACTTTGCGATGGCGAAACACAAGCAGCATTATTTAATGCACTTCAAGAAAGCCAAATTTATAAAGGTCAGGCATCAGGTGGTTCTGCAGCCAATACAACCGTTGCATTTGCAGCTCTAGGTGGTTCAGCATTTTATGCGTGTCGTGTCGGTAATGACGATTTAGGTCAAGTGTATTTAGATGGTTTAAACGAAGCTCATATTCAAACCACAAAAAAATCGATCAGTGAAGGTACCACAGGTACATGTATGGTTTTGGTCAGCGATGATTCTGAACGTACTATGCATACCTATTTGGGTATTACGGCAGAACTGACCGAACAGCAAATTGATTTTGAACCACTCAAAACTGCACAATGGTTATATATTGAAGGCTACTTATCGACTTCAGATTCAGCACGTTTAGCAGTTAAACAAGCGCGTGAAATTGCTAAATCCAATCATGTAAAAATCGCACTTACGCTTTCTGACCCTGCCATGGTGCAATATGCCCGTACTGGTTTAGATGAAATGATTGCTGACGGTGTGGACCTGTTGTTCTGTAATGAACAAGAAGCTTTGATGTATACACAAACTCAAGACATTGATTCAGCATTAGCAAAATTAAAAACATTAAGCCAGCATGTGGTGATTACGCTTTCTTCAAGTGGCGCGCTGATTTCTACCCCTTCAGAAACTTTTAAAGTTCCGGGTCGTGCGGTTATCGCTGTAGATACTAATGGTGCGGGTGATGCATTTGCAGGTGCGTTCTTATATGCCTTAAATGCAAATTTAGGCTTTACGACTGCCGCTGAACTTGCCATTTTAATTTCTAGCCAAGTGGTTTCTCAGTATGGTCCGCGCTTAGCGATTCGTGACTATGCTGCTTTACTTGAAGATTTTCAAAAGGAATGTGCTTAA
- the ilvA gene encoding threonine ammonia-lyase, biosynthetic, with translation MLSRLVRQILQATVYDVAIETPLEAAPRISERLNNNIRFKREDLQPVFSFKLRGAYNRISQLPKEQLERGVITASAGNHAQGVALSGKKLGIRAIIVMPKTTPDIKVQAVKRLGGEVVLHGDSFDIANKYAIARAAEDGMTFIPPYDDELVMAGQGTIANEILRQWRDVEYVFVAVGGGGLIAGVAAYLGDVAPHVKVIPVEYDESACLKAALEANERVILPSVGLFADGTAVAQIGEKPFDVIRLQKSDNSGPIVEPNVVLVNTDEICAAIKDTYDECRSIVEPSGAMALAGIKKYVAEHGLTGKNMVSIVCGANMNFDRLRYIAERTELGERKEAIFAVTIPEEKGAFLKFCRALQGRNITEFNYRASDATAAQVFVGISLKNGEKERQEIYETLKFQYDVDDLSDDEVAKLHIRYLIGGHADIENERLFRVEFPERPGALLTFLERLGPTHNITLFHYRNHGAAEGRVLVGLEAEDAQQNPDGLVETLENITYPYQEITNNLGYQRFLK, from the coding sequence ATGCTGTCTCGTTTGGTTCGACAAATTTTACAAGCAACGGTTTACGATGTTGCGATCGAAACTCCACTCGAAGCGGCACCACGAATTAGTGAACGTCTTAATAATAATATTCGTTTTAAACGTGAAGACCTCCAACCCGTATTCTCTTTTAAACTCCGCGGTGCCTATAACAGAATTAGTCAACTCCCAAAAGAACAACTGGAACGTGGTGTCATTACGGCATCTGCGGGTAACCATGCGCAAGGTGTTGCACTTTCAGGAAAAAAACTCGGCATTCGTGCGATTATTGTGATGCCAAAAACCACACCAGATATTAAAGTTCAGGCAGTAAAACGCTTAGGTGGTGAAGTTGTTTTACATGGCGACTCTTTTGATATTGCCAATAAATATGCCATCGCGCGTGCGGCTGAAGATGGTATGACCTTTATTCCACCTTATGACGATGAACTCGTGATGGCTGGTCAAGGAACTATTGCCAATGAAATCTTACGTCAATGGCGTGATGTGGAATATGTCTTCGTTGCTGTAGGCGGCGGCGGTTTGATCGCAGGTGTTGCAGCTTACCTTGGTGATGTTGCTCCGCATGTCAAAGTCATTCCTGTGGAATATGACGAATCCGCATGTTTAAAAGCTGCATTAGAAGCCAATGAACGTGTAATTCTGCCCTCTGTGGGTCTATTTGCCGATGGTACAGCTGTTGCACAAATTGGTGAAAAACCATTTGATGTGATTCGTCTGCAAAAATCTGACAATTCTGGTCCAATTGTTGAGCCAAATGTTGTACTTGTGAATACAGACGAAATCTGTGCTGCAATTAAAGATACTTATGACGAATGCCGTAGCATTGTTGAGCCATCAGGTGCAATGGCACTTGCAGGGATCAAAAAATATGTCGCTGAACATGGCTTAACAGGCAAAAACATGGTGTCGATCGTGTGTGGCGCCAACATGAACTTCGACCGTTTACGTTATATTGCGGAACGTACAGAGCTTGGTGAACGCAAAGAAGCGATTTTTGCAGTGACCATTCCTGAGGAAAAAGGCGCGTTCTTAAAATTCTGCCGTGCACTTCAGGGTCGTAACATTACTGAGTTTAACTACCGTGCGAGTGATGCAACAGCTGCACAAGTGTTCGTTGGCATTAGTTTGAAAAACGGCGAAAAAGAACGTCAAGAAATCTATGAAACCTTGAAATTCCAATATGACGTAGATGATTTATCGGATGATGAAGTGGCGAAGCTACATATTCGTTATTTAATCGGTGGTCATGCTGATATTGAGAATGAACGTTTATTCCGTGTGGAATTCCCTGAACGTCCAGGCGCGCTATTAACATTCTTGGAACGTCTTGGTCCAACGCATAACATTACCCTGTTCCATTACCGTAACCATGGTGCAGCAGAAGGTCGTGTATTGGTTGGTCTTGAAGCGGAAGATGCTCAACAAAACCCAGATGGCTTAGTGGAAACCCTAGAAAATATCACTTATCCATACCAAGAAATTACCAATAACTTAGGTTATCAACGTTTCCTGAAATAA
- the rpiA gene encoding ribose-5-phosphate isomerase RpiA produces MSLYATQDEKKQAAAKAALKHLPKGGILGVGTGSTVNFLIDLLPELQLEAAVASSEATAQRLKKLGIEVVDMNSVSGLDAYVDGADEIDRHMHMIKGGGAALTREKIVASIAKKFVCIVDDSKWVEQLGRDFPLPVEVIPMARSAVARKIVSLGGDPAYREGVVTDNGNVILDVHNLNILNALELEKTINDIPGVVCNGIFALNKADIAIVATNNGIEEHTAV; encoded by the coding sequence ATGAGTCTATATGCAACCCAAGATGAGAAAAAGCAAGCTGCAGCCAAAGCGGCTTTAAAACACTTACCAAAAGGCGGCATTTTAGGCGTAGGTACTGGTAGTACTGTTAACTTCTTAATTGATCTTCTCCCAGAGCTTCAATTGGAAGCGGCTGTTGCAAGTTCTGAAGCAACTGCACAGCGTTTAAAAAAATTAGGTATTGAAGTGGTCGACATGAATTCAGTTTCAGGTCTTGACGCTTATGTCGATGGTGCAGACGAAATCGATCGTCATATGCACATGATTAAAGGTGGTGGTGCTGCGCTAACTCGTGAAAAAATCGTGGCGTCTATTGCGAAAAAATTCGTATGTATCGTTGACGATTCAAAATGGGTTGAGCAATTGGGTCGTGATTTTCCGCTTCCTGTTGAAGTGATTCCAATGGCGCGTTCTGCTGTGGCGCGTAAAATCGTTTCTTTAGGTGGTGATCCTGCTTACCGTGAAGGTGTCGTGACCGACAATGGCAATGTGATTTTAGATGTTCATAATTTGAATATCTTAAACGCGCTTGAACTTGAAAAAACTATTAACGACATCCCTGGTGTTGTATGTAACGGTATTTTCGCGTTAAACAAAGCTGATATTGCAATCGTTGCGACCAATAACGGTATTGAAGAACATACTGCTGTCTAA
- a CDS encoding GNAT family N-acetyltransferase — MDIKIVKAEQLPEQMQTLAKQARKEGFDLLDKLIEEYQTGKNSFSRDNEYLALVYDGDKLIACGGLNQQWGDQEIEARIGRVRRCYVHPKYRQHGIGRQLLAFLEKLARPHYAALCLQTDTKNAASFYQKLNYVFVESHPNYNYFKYLV, encoded by the coding sequence ATGGATATTAAGATTGTAAAGGCTGAACAACTCCCTGAACAAATGCAAACACTGGCAAAACAGGCACGTAAAGAGGGCTTTGATTTGCTGGATAAATTAATCGAGGAATATCAAACTGGTAAAAATAGTTTTAGTCGTGACAATGAATATCTCGCATTGGTTTATGATGGTGATAAATTAATTGCCTGTGGTGGCTTAAATCAACAATGGGGTGATCAGGAGATTGAGGCGCGTATTGGTCGTGTACGTCGTTGTTATGTTCATCCTAAATATCGTCAACATGGTATAGGTCGTCAATTGCTGGCATTTTTAGAAAAATTAGCGCGACCACACTATGCAGCGCTTTGTTTGCAAACCGATACTAAAAATGCCGCAAGTTTTTATCAAAAGCTGAATTACGTTTTTGTGGAAAGTCATCCAAATTATAATTATTTCAAATACCTAGTTTAA